A region from the Prionailurus viverrinus isolate Anna chromosome E2, UM_Priviv_1.0, whole genome shotgun sequence genome encodes:
- the CCNE1 gene encoding G1/S-specific cyclin-E1, whose protein sequence is MPRERRERDAKERDTMKEESGTDVSVRSRKRKANVAVFLQDPDEEIAKIDRTVRNQCSSQPWDGSSVCENPCSLIPTPDKEEDEPTYPSSTCGPQSFMPSRASPLPILNWANRDEVWKIMLNKEKTYLRDKHFMQRHPLLQPKMRAILLDWLMEVCEVYKLHRETFYLAQDFFDRYMATQQNIVKTLLQLIGISSLFIAAKLEEIYPPKLHQFAYVTDGACSGEEILSMELIIMKALKWHLSPLTIVSWLNVYMQVAYLNDLYEVLLPQYPQQIFIQIAELLDLCVLDVGCLEFPYGVLAASALYHFSSSELMQKVSGYQWCDIEKCVKWMVPFAMVIRETGSSKLKHFRGVPAEDAHNIQTHINSLDLLDKAQAKKAILSEQNRISPLPTGVLTPPQSSKKQSSGQGTA, encoded by the exons ATGccgagggagagaagggagag GGATGCAAAGGAACGGGACACCATGAAAGAGGAAAGTGGCACCGATGTCTCTGTTCGCTccaggaaaagaaaggcaaatgtgGCTGTT TTTTTGCAGGATCCAGATGAAGAAATTGCAAAAATTGACAGGACTGTGAGAAACCAGTGCAGCAGTCAG CCTTGGGATGGCAGTTCAGTGTGTGAAAACCCCTGCTCCTTGATTCCTACACCTGACAAAGAAGAGGATGAGCCAACGTACCCTAGTTCCACCTGTGGGCCTCAGAGTTTCATGCCCTCCAGAGCCTCACCACTGCCTATACTGAA CTGGGCAAATAGAGACGAGGTTTGGAAAATCATGTTAAACAAGGAGAAGACCTACTTAAGGGATAAGCACTTTATGCAGCGGCACCCTCTCCTGCAGCCTAAAATGCGAGCAATTCTTCTGGATTGGTTAATGGAG GTGTGTGAAGTCTATAAACTTCACAGAGAGACATTTTACTTGGCACAGGATTTCTTTGATCGGTATATGGCAACACAACAAAATATCGTAAAAACACTTTTACAGCTTATTGggatttcatctttatttattgcTGCCAAACTTGAG gAAATCTATCCTCCaaagctgcaccagtttgcgtatGTTACAGATGGGGCTTGTTCAGGAGAGGAAATTCTTAGCATGGAATTAATCATTATGAAG GCCCTTAAGTGGCATTTAAGTCCCCTGACCATTGTGTCCTGGCTGAATGTATATATGCAGGTTGCATATCTAAATGATTTATATGAAGTGCTCCTGCCACAGTATCCCCAGCAAATCTTCATACAGATTGCAGAG CTTTTAGATCTTTGTGTCCTGGATGTTGGCTGCTTAGAATTTCCCTATGGTGTACTTGCTGCTTCTGCCTTGtatcatttctcttcctctgaattGATGCAAAAGGTTTCAG GGTATCAGTGGTGTGATATAGAGAAGTGTGTCAAGTGGATGGTTCCATTTGCAATGGTCATAAGGGAGACAGGAAGTTCAAAACTTAAGCACTTCAGGGGAGTTCCTGCTGAAGATGCACACAACATCCAGACCCATATAAACAGCTTGGATTTGCTG GACAAAGCCCAAGCAAAGAAAGCCATATTGTCTGAACAAAACAGgatttctcctctccccaccggGGTCCTCACTCCCCCACAGAGCAGCAAGAAGCAGAGCAGTGGGCAGGGGACAGCGTGA